The window GCTCCTTGCTCGAACGCGTCGGGCTATCCGCTCACATGACAAAACACCCGGCGCAATTATCGGGCGGACAGCAACAGCGCGTGGCGATTGCCCGCGCGCTGGCGCTCGATCCCGACGTTATGCTGTTTGACGAGCCGACCTCCGCGCTCGACCCGGAAATGGTCAACGAGGTTCTCGATGTGATGACCGGCCTTGCCCGCCAGGGCATGACCATGGTTTGCGTCACCCACGAGATGGGCTTTGCGAGGGGCGTGGCGAACCGGATCCTGTTCATGGATGAGGGCGAGATTGTCGAAACCGCCGACGCGGCCAGGTTCTTCGACAATCCTCAATCAGACCGCGCCAGGAGCTTTCTGGCAAAGATTCTCAAGCATTGACCGCCGCTGGCGCGCGATTAACCGGCGCTTTACCATGTTTGCGGTACTTTTTTTGATCGAAGATTCCGATAAGGGCTCACCCTATGGCGTTCGGCGCAAATCAGCAGCTCCGTGAGGACATATGGGATTATAGATACAAGTCTTCGGCCGCCGAGAACGAAAACATATTGCGTTTTGACCAACCGGCCGCAAAGAACGCCGCAAGGGACTATGGCACAACGGCGCTCAACCTGGTGCACCAGGCTGCCGAAATCTTCAGTGGCATGGAAAATCATGCGCGCGAAACGGAAGCTCGCGCCCAGTCGCTGTGCGAAGGTTTCGCCGAGAAACTGCGACTTGCAGAAAAGCAAAGAGACGCCGCGGAGCGGGCGCGCCGCAAGGTCGTCAACGAACTCAATTGCAAGCTTCAAGATGTATCGAGAGCGCTGCAGCAGGCCCAATCGCGTATTGTGGCCGCGGAAGAACACGCGATCGCGGCCGAATTTCGCGCGCAAGCGGCCGAGGCCCAGCTTTACAAAGCCAATCGGGAACTCGCAGCCGTTGAGGAGGCTATCCGCAAGCGGCTTCTCTAAGCCTACGTCCTCACGTCGTCCGGAAACGCAGCACGCCGTCGGCTTCCTCGGCGGTCAGGCGGCCCTCGACCAGCATGTAGTTGACGTGGGCGATCAATTCGCCGGCGGCAAAGCCCATCTGGTGCACGTCGAGGACATGCTTATGAAACACCACCGGCACCAGTTCCTTCGAGGTTTGCGGTACCTCGCGGCAGGCGTCGGCGATCAGCCGGCAGCGTTCCTCGTGATGGTCGGCCAATTGCTTGATGCGTGTCTTCAAGCCGTAGAACGGCACGCCGTGGCCGGGCAGCACGATGACGTCATAGGGCAGCGTGGTGGTGAGGCTCGCCAGCGACGCCAGATACTCGCCGAGCGAGTTCTGGTCGGGCTCGACCGCCCAGACGCTGACATTGGGCGAGATCTTGCTCAGCACCTGATCCGCAGAGAGGAATAATTTGTCGGCGGCGCAATACAGCATCACCTGGTCCAGCGCATGGCCGCCGCCGGTGATCACTTTGAAGCGCCGCGTGCCGATCGAAATCTCGTCGCCATGGGAGATGCGGCGATAGGACGGCGGCAGGATCGAAACCCGCTTCAGATAATCCTGGCCGCGGCTGAGCAGATTGTCGGTCAGGTTCTCGTCCATGCCGTGACGGCGGAAGAACAGCCGCTGCGCGTTGCGGCGCTCTTCGGTGCCGCGGTTCTGATGATAGACCGACTGCAGATATTCGACCTGCGACATATAAAGCGGGCAGTCAAAGCGCTCGACGATCCACCCCGCCAGGCCGACATGGTCGGGATGCGAATGGGTCACGATCAGCCGCGTGATCTTGACGTGCTTGAGCGGGCCCTCGAACAGGGTGGTCCAGGCCGCGATCGACTCCTCATTGCCAAAACCGGAATCCACCATCGCCCAGCCGTCGCCGTCGGCGAGCAGATAGATGTTCACGTGGTTGAGGCGGAACGGCAGTTTTAGGCGGACCCACAATACGCCGGGCCTCACCTCTACCACCTGATCGGGGCCGGGATGCTGTTCCCAGGGGTATCGCAGTGCCTCGGCCGAGGACTGAACCGTGTCTGTTTTCGAATGCATCGTTTCGCGTCGCAATTTTCTCCTACCGGCTTAGCCGTACAATCGGCGCGGCGCCAGCCGAAAAAATAGCTGCGGCTCTGGGCAAAACACATGGATGCCCGTCATTCCGGGGCGATGCGCAGCATCGAACCCGGAATCTCGAGATTCCGGGTCTGGTCCTTCGGACCATCCCGGAATGACGGAGTCCGACGGCTTGTCGCTTACGCTACTACGCAGCCCGAATATTCGACAGGAACGCGTCGATCTCCGAGCGCAGCACCTCGGCTTCGCGGCGCAGTGCGCCGGAGGCGCTCAGCACTTCGCCCGCGGCCGAGCCGGCCTCAGCGGAGGCGGTCGAGACGCCGACGATGTTGCTGGAAACCTCGGATGTGCCGCCGGCGGCGTGCTGGATATTGCGGGCGATCTCGCGCGTCGCCGCCCCCTGTTCCTCGACGGCCGCGGCAATCGCGGTGGTCACGTCGTTGATCTCGCCGATGGTCTGGCCGATGTTCCTGATGGCGCCGACCGCCGAATTCGTCACCTGCTGCATATTGGCGATTTGCGAGCGGATTTCGTCGGTCGCCTTCGCGGTCTGGTTGGCGAGACTTTTCACTTCGGAGGCGACCACTGCAAAGCCGCGGCCCGCTTCGCCGGCGCGCGCCGCCTCGATGGTGGCGTTGAGCGCGAGCAGGTTGGTCTGCGAGGCGATGGTCTGGATCAGATCGATCACGACGCTGATGCGGCCGGCGTTTTCGGCGAGCCCCTGCATGGTGGCGTCGGTGGCGCCGGCTTCGTCGACCGCCTTGCGGGCGATCTCCGCCGAAGTGACGACCTGACGGCTGATTTCGTTGATCGATGAGGATAGTTCCTCGGTGCCCGAGGACACCGTCTGCACGTTCACGGAAGCTTCCTCGGCGGCGGCCGCCACCGTATTGACCAGCGCGCTGGATTGATCGGCGGTCGAGGACATGGTTTGCGCGGTGGTCTCCATCGAGGTTGCGGATTTCTGCAGGCCGTCCAGCGCGCCGCGGACGGTTGCCTCGAATTCGACGATCCGCGCCTCCATCCGGGAGGCGCGTTCGGCCTTGGCGAGGCGATCCTTGTCCTGATCGGCGGAGAGCGCGCGGGCCTCGATCATGCTCTCGCGGAAAACCTGCAGCGAATTCGCCATCGAGGCGATCTCGTCGTGCTGGTGGCTCTGGTAGATTTCCGATTCGAGGTCGCCGTCGGACAGAAGCTGCATCGAGCGTTGCAGGCTGCGGATCCGGCGCAGGATGTTGCCGCCGACGTAGAGCCAGACGAACAGCACGGAGGCTACGAAAGTGAGGCCGCCGAGCGCCAGCATCACGGTCGTCGCCAGCGAGATATCCTTGCGCGCCTGCCAGGTCGAGGCGTCGGTCTCGCGCTGCACGCCGTCGACGAGCTGCTGCACGCTGATGCCGAGGCCGACATTGAGCTTGCGGGTCTCGTCGAGCACGATCTGGCCGTAATCATTGGCGTCGAGTTCCTTCTGGCGGACCTTGAAGACGCCGGTCTTGCCCTCGCCAAACGCCAGCAATTTCAGCGCCGCGTCGCTCAGCGCCTTGGTGCCGGCATTCTTCGGCAGGAGATCGAGGCTAACTTTGACGCGTTCTTTCGAGGCCTTGAATTCCTTTTCGATCGTATCCAGCGTTTCGCTGCCATTGGCCGAGAGGCCTGCGATCAATTCGGACGCCGTCAGATGGCCGCTTGCGATGACATTGCCGAGCTGCTCCACGGTGCGTGCGGCCTCCGCCGCGTCCTCAGGCGAAAGATTGGCGGAGCCGAGGATGGCGTTGATCTGGGTCTGGGAGTCCAGCATCGCCGGGCTCGCGGCGGCGACAAAGCCCGCCTGCGCGCCGCGTAGCGCTTCGTAAAGCTTCTCACGCTGGGCCGTGGCCGCGAGCCGTTCGCGCGCCGCCGAACCCAGGCTCGTGATGGTGTCGTCGATGTTCTTCACGGTCTCGGTAAGTGCGGCGACGACCGACTTGTCGGCGCCGAGCTCGATGATCTGGCCGAGCTTTTCCAGCGTGACCGCCTGGGTTTCCTTCATCTTCTTGGAGCGCTCGTTGAGCGCAGCCTCGCTGTCGGAGGAAAGCAGGGCCGGTCCCTGACTGGCAAGGCTCGCGCTCTGGGCCGAAAGCTGCAGGCTCGCCGCAAGGCGGGGGATGTCCCGTCCGCTGAGATCGACCATGGTGCCGCCGAGATGGCGCA is drawn from Bradyrhizobium lablabi and contains these coding sequences:
- a CDS encoding amino acid ABC transporter ATP-binding protein, yielding MIEISNVSKSYGAFKVLKNCSASIGRGEVVVICGPSGSGKSTLIKTVNGLEAIDSGEIKVGGFRLTPGVTNVAALRRSVGMVFQSFELFPHLTVLSNVTIAQTKVLKRSKAAAEEKARSLLERVGLSAHMTKHPAQLSGGQQQRVAIARALALDPDVMLFDEPTSALDPEMVNEVLDVMTGLARQGMTMVCVTHEMGFARGVANRILFMDEGEIVETADAARFFDNPQSDRARSFLAKILKH
- a CDS encoding MBL fold metallo-hydrolase; the protein is MHSKTDTVQSSAEALRYPWEQHPGPDQVVEVRPGVLWVRLKLPFRLNHVNIYLLADGDGWAMVDSGFGNEESIAAWTTLFEGPLKHVKITRLIVTHSHPDHVGLAGWIVERFDCPLYMSQVEYLQSVYHQNRGTEERRNAQRLFFRRHGMDENLTDNLLSRGQDYLKRVSILPPSYRRISHGDEISIGTRRFKVITGGGHALDQVMLYCAADKLFLSADQVLSKISPNVSVWAVEPDQNSLGEYLASLASLTTTLPYDVIVLPGHGVPFYGLKTRIKQLADHHEERCRLIADACREVPQTSKELVPVVFHKHVLDVHQMGFAAGELIAHVNYMLVEGRLTAEEADGVLRFRTT
- a CDS encoding methyl-accepting chemotaxis protein, coding for MLGRFSIGKLGWLVGLLRPRWGVRGSLFAAFAVIAGMAIVISAGAGMVLRHLGGTMVDLSGRDIPRLAASLQLSAQSASLASQGPALLSSDSEAALNERSKKMKETQAVTLEKLGQIIELGADKSVVAALTETVKNIDDTITSLGSAARERLAATAQREKLYEALRGAQAGFVAAASPAMLDSQTQINAILGSANLSPEDAAEAARTVEQLGNVIASGHLTASELIAGLSANGSETLDTIEKEFKASKERVKVSLDLLPKNAGTKALSDAALKLLAFGEGKTGVFKVRQKELDANDYGQIVLDETRKLNVGLGISVQQLVDGVQRETDASTWQARKDISLATTVMLALGGLTFVASVLFVWLYVGGNILRRIRSLQRSMQLLSDGDLESEIYQSHQHDEIASMANSLQVFRESMIEARALSADQDKDRLAKAERASRMEARIVEFEATVRGALDGLQKSATSMETTAQTMSSTADQSSALVNTVAAAAEEASVNVQTVSSGTEELSSSINEISRQVVTSAEIARKAVDEAGATDATMQGLAENAGRISVVIDLIQTIASQTNLLALNATIEAARAGEAGRGFAVVASEVKSLANQTAKATDEIRSQIANMQQVTNSAVGAIRNIGQTIGEINDVTTAIAAAVEEQGAATREIARNIQHAAGGTSEVSSNIVGVSTASAEAGSAAGEVLSASGALRREAEVLRSEIDAFLSNIRAA